TCACGGCTGGAAACTCGGCGAACACGGCAGCTGGTGCAAGCACACGAACTTCGACATCGACACACATGCCCCAATGATTGTCCGTTCGCCAGAACGCGGCAAGGCGGGCGCAAAAGCATCTGGTCTTACGGAATTTGTCGATATGTACCCATCGCTATGCGACCTGTGCGATCTGCCGCTACCCGATCATCTCGAGGGCCAGAGCTTTGTTCCCTTGATGGAGGAACCCGACAGGACCTGGAAACAGGCGGCTTTTAGCCAGTATCCACGCTCGGGCGTGATGGGCTACACCATCAAAACCGACGACTTCCGCTACACAGAATGGCAATCGAAAGATACAGGAGAGGTAAAAGCACGAGAGCTTTACGACCATCGGGAAGATGCGGCGGAAAACGTCAATGCCGCGGAAGACATTCGCTATGCCGAAACAGTGGGCGAACTGGAAAAAGTGATAAAAAAAGGTTGGGAAGCCGCAAGAGCATAACCCGGATACTGAGGGAACTTAGAGGGAAATCGCCACGGAAATCGCGCTGGTATGCTTGCGATAAAAACCGCCGGTTCGGCGGGCGCCGTTGCGGGAAAATCCGTATTGCAATGAGAGATCCAGCCGGTTCGTCAACTGCCGGGACAACTTCAGTACCAAAAGCGTCTGTTCGTATTCATCCACCTCCGAATCCCAACCGGGCAGTGGCACCAGCGGATCATCATACCTGCGGAACTGGAGGTTTGCCAGCATCTGCGCATCGAACTGGAAACCCAGGTGTCGCACCAGAAGCACCTGCATCCGGTGCGCTTTAAAGCTATATCCGTAGCTGTTGGATGTATTGTGGAGAAATCCATAGACGAGATCAACGAGCACCCCACGATAAAGCTGTATGCCTGCCGAAATCTCGCGCAAAAGATCCGATTGCGCAAAACTCAATTCACCTATCCTGCCTCCTGCGTCAACCGCCAGAGCCGCGCGATTGTAATCCAACCACCGCCAGATCCCTGTCAATCGGGCTCGAAATCGCCGGGATTTCCCGTACTGGATACCCGCACCCACTTCGTTCGAAATCACCTCTGGCAATCGCATATCCCGAGAATCATGTCCTCCAAAGCGATGATACAGATCGCTTGTAAACCCCTGTCCAAAAACATATTGGAGACGTCCTTCTAAAGCGCCGCGCAAATATCCTTCTTCCCCCGGGACCCGGTTTACAATCTTTACTTTTAACACGCCGCTGCCTGCCAGCCTCACCCGGCGCCCCACGCGCGAGGACGCGGTTACGTTCAAGTGGTTGGTCAACACTGCGCCGAATTTTCCGGACATTGATCGCTCCGCAGTCCAGAATCGTTTGGCACCTACCTGATACCGCAGCCAAACAGAACTCCGGGGACGCTTGCGCAAATCACCCGCATACGCAAAGTAAAACCGGCTGATCCAGCCGGACTGCGGATCAACCGGTGCCTCAAACAGATTGTTATCATAGGCCATGCCCGCCTCAATGCGGGTCTCCGCCGACCATCCGACGCCTAAGGCACACAACATCACCGTGACACCGAGCACAGCCCCGCATGCTCTCCGGCACTTCAAAATCCCTCCTCCAGCATCCGCTGCAGATGTTTCCGAAATGCCTCTGCACGCTGTTTCAGCGCTTGTTCGCGGGTCGTCAGAGCCTTCTGTAGTCCCTTTAATCGCGCAATCTCCGAAACCAGATCATCCGAGGAAAGCACCTCTGGCGGAGTCTGTGCGTACGGCACGCCAATCTCTCGCCCGACCACAAAGACGCGCTCTGTCGTAGAACCGGGCTCCACTATCTCTGTTGCGTCGTCGGACCCCGATCGTTCGTCCGTCACCCCTGCTGCTGCCATCGCATCGGGCAACGCATTTTCTGGTGCCGGGCCCGCCTCATCGAGCAACACACCACCCGTTCCCTCGACTGCCTGCCCGGGTGACAGAGAACGCCCTTCGAGCACAGCCTCATCAAAAAAATCCAACTCCCCTCTCAATGTGGCCATCCGTATCCGCAATCTGCGCTCTTCCTCCAACCGTTTTATCCACTGCACCACCGCATCTGATTTCACCCGTGTTTGAGCCGCCATATCCTCCATCAGGTCGGCTTTCTGGCGAATCTCATCTGGTCCGTCATCCTCCCGCACCACCAGCATCTGCGCCTCTGCCAGACGAATTTCCATCCCTCCTTCCTCCAGTGCGCCCCGCGCCCGCTGCAAGGCTCTCAACCGGCCAGCCCTATCGGCATCCGGCCCTTTCTCCAGCGCTGCAATGGCTGCGCCGATCTCTCGATCATAGTGCGCTCGCAGTTTTTGCCGCAGGTGGGACAATGCAGTCCGCACCGCTTCAAAGGCCATGTCAACCCGCTCAATACGATCCGCGAGTTCCAGTGTTTGCCTCAGCGCCTGCTGGAGTCTCTCCGCAACGCCCCCAGTATCGGCGCGCTTCAAACGGTAGATCTGGTTTGCCAGCGTGTCCAGTCTGGCCGCCAGGGTCGCCCGTTGTGTGAGCAAAGAATCCCTAACCTCTTCCAACCGCGTGTGCTCGGTCTGCAGGCTGTCGAGCGATTCGGCCGACGCTGAAAACGACAAGCTCCAAACTAAACTGTAGAAAAATAAACATCTATAGACGTATCTCATCACAATTCTCATAACGATTATCCCCTACCCTGATCTACGAAAACCGCCCTTTATGTCAGCCCGTATTTGTCCAGTTTATAATAAAATGCGCTGGTTTTGATACCCAGCATCTCCGCCGCCTTCGTTTTAACCCCTCCGGCCTGTTCCAGTGCCTGTTCAATCAGTTGCCGCTCCAAATCTTCCAGCCTGTGGGTCAAAGGAATCGCGCTATCCTCAAGCTCCTCAGCGGAAACCTCTGCTCGTGACGCCTCCACATCCAGCGGCAGGTCATTCACATCCACGACATTGCCGTCGGCCAGCACAAGGGTACGCTCAACCACATTCTCCAGTTCCCGCACATTGCCGGGCCAGGTATAGGACGCCATCGCAGCCATCGCCCGGTCTGTCAATCGTTTCAAGGGCCGGTTCATCTCTTCACATTTCTTATGCAAAAAGTGTTCCACCAGATCCGGAATGTCCGCCTTCCGATCCCTCAACGGGACCAGGCGGATCGGAATCACCTCCAACCGATAAAAAAGGTCCTCTCGAAAAGCGCCCTCGGCCACCATTTCTCTCAACACTCGATGTGTGGCTGCAATCACACGTACATCCGCATGAATCGTCTCTTCTCCCCCCACCCGATCGTACTCCTTCGTCTGTAACACCCTCAGAATATTCACCTGAGCCTCAAGGGGCAAATCCCCGATCTCATCGAGAAAAATCGTACCGCCTTCAGCCAGCTCAAACTTGCCCTTTTTTTGACGAATTGCTCCGGTAAATGCACCCTTTTCATGGCCGAACAATTCGCTTTGAACCAGTTCTCTCGGCAGTGACCCGCAATTCACCTTTACAAACGGCCCTTCCCGCCGGGCGCTTCTGCGATGAATCGCTCTGGCAACCAGTTCCTTACCGGTTCCACTCTCGCCGTAAACCAGCACTGCAGAATCCGTTTCCGCCACCTTTTCAACCATCTCATACACCGTTTTCATAGGCCTGGATCGGCCCACCATCTCCCCAAAATTAAACCGTACACCGATCTCGTCCCGTAAATACTGGTTCTCTTCGTCCAGGCGATCCCTCGACTGACGCAATTCCCGATGCTTCAGCACCTTCTCCACCCTCAGCCGCAACACATCGTACAATGCATCGGCTTTAACGACAAAATCTGCCGCCCCTTTTCTCATGGCTTCGACCGCCACATCGATTGTGCCATAGGCCGTAATGACCACCACATCCGTATCGGCATAATCCCGCCGCACAGCGTCGAGTACTTCCAGCCCGTCCATGTCCTCCATCTTGTAATCCGTAATCACCAGATCAAAAGGCCTCGCTTTCATCTGCCTCAACCCCTCCACCCCGCCCGAAGCTGCCGTCACGTCGTGCCCCATCCGTTCAAGCAAAAGTGCCATCCCACTGCGCATCGTCTCGTTATCATCGATCACCAGAACCAGACTCACTCTCGTTTCCTTTCTCGCAAATATCTGTCATTCTGACTACCTGGCAAAACCACCTCAAATACAGTGCCCCTGCCTACCTGGCTTTCAACGCCAACAGTTCCTCCATTCTCCTTCACTGTTTTCTGCACAATGGCCATACCCAAACCGGAACCACCCTCTCCCGTTGTAAAAAAAGGTTCGAACAGGCGCTCGATTACGGCGCTATCCATGCCCACACCCGTATCGGCCACTCTGATGACCGTGTTTCCATTCTCTTTTTCACCTGTCAACCGCAACACGCCTCCTTCTGGCATCGCTTGAACGCCATTCTTTACCAGATTGACCAGCGCGCGTTTGAACTGGTCAACATCTACAAATACTTTCAGTCCCTGTGGAATCTCCCTTATGCACTGTACCCCTGCCTCGTCCATCTCTGGACTGAGCAAAAAAACAACCTCTTCCACAAGCCGAGCAACATCTGCTTCCACTGGTTGCACAACTGAAGGTCGGGCAAAGTCCAGAAATTCGGAAATCACCCGATTGAGTGTGCGCACCTCTCCGATCACCTTCTGAATGTGGGCCTTGCGCGCGTCGCCATCCGGTAGATCGCTTGCAATCAAACCCGTATAAATCTCAATCCCGCCCAGAGGATTGCGAATTTCGTGCGCCACGCCCGCCAGCATCTGCCGCAAGTGCTCATCGCGGTCCAGTATCTTCAGTCGCATTTCCTCCATGGTCTGGCCCAAATAACCCAGTTCATCCCCGGCAGACCGGTCCACTGGTCGCTCGAGGTCGCCCTCGCCGATGGCCTGTGCAGAGTTGACCAGGCGATGAATCGGCCCGGTCAGGGTGCGGGCGAGAACCAAACCGATCGCTATGGTCAACACCACGCTCACCCCTCCAAAAATCAGCACAGAACGCTGAACTGCTCGAATCGCCTCGACAAATCCGGCCCCAATATCCACGCCAACCGCTGCCACAACTTCCTCTCCGGCATAAACAGGCGCGTAACCGGATTGAAAATAAACACCTGATTTATCCTGAAACAAAATCGAATGCGACACCTGCCCTCGCCAGACATCGGCCAATTCCTCCCGATCTACCCGCAGCCGCGTATATTCCCTCCCAATCGGCACGTCGGGCGCCGTGTCCAGCAGGCTCTGTCCCTGATGGTCAAACACGTAAATCCGCCGGGCGCCGACCAGGTCTCGATACCTGACCAGCTTTGCTCTCAACCGCGCGTGAAGATTGCCCCCCTCAAACCCCGAACGCAAGTGGCGCACCGCATCTCCATCAATACCCGCCGCCGAAAGTTGCGCGATAGCAAGCAGTTGGTCGCTCATCTGGCGCTCGAGGCTATTGCGTGTGAGACGATATAATATCCAACCCGTGCTACCGACCACAAGAAATACGAAAACAACAAATGTCACAACCAGCCTGCGGCCAATGCGGCCCCTGTGTAGAGACGGTAACCTTTTGCCTCCTCGCGAAACCATCAAAAATACTCCGGATTCTGCATCCCAGATGCACCTTCCTCCCCATGCCCGTAATATGGCATCACAGGGCCTGTTTTGTCAACGTTTGATCTGCCGGATGGGTTCCGAACTGGCCTACCAGATCGGCATCGACACCGAGATTTGGTGGGTCATTACCCAGGCATCTCGTAACGTCAATGGACCTTCGGGCGCGGGGAGGAAGTCGGCGTCCGCAGCAAGTTCCGCCATGCCGGTCATTGCCACTCCCGGTCGGCCCGTTCCCGTGATCAGCCGTCCCTTGTAGCGCAGATCGAACTCGGCCATCCCGAAGTGGAGCCCCCAACTCGGGGTCCATTCCATCCAGCTCTCCCTCTGGTTCCGTGTCGAGCATTTGATGTGGCTGGTTTGGGTCAGGTCGTACCTTATGGAGCGCATCTGCAGACCGAGTTGGAACCCGCCCCAGCCGAAGTCGTGTCCAATGCCCATCCGGATTCTCGCGTTCAAGAAGGAGAACTCGTTCTCTACCGTCTTCTCGCCCGCTCGGACCAGATTGCCGATGGATCCGACCGTGTCGCTCGCGGCATCGGCCCACGTGTAGCTCGAGATCGGCTCCAGGACGAGGTCGATCCCATAGGTCGCCCTCTCCCCGGTCTTGGCAATACCCACGCCAAAGTCATACGCCCAGGAATCGCCCGGATCCCGGGGGATGTTCTGGATCTCGTAGTTCGGGATCTTGGGATGCAACTTCCGGTTCACGGTCGTCGCGACTCCGAAGCGCCATCCACTCCTGGTCAGGGGCTGGGCGAAGCCCAAATGGAGACCCGATGTGTTCGTCTGATCGAGATTTCGTTCCATGCGCGACACCCCCTCTCCGATTTCCCGATCCTGATGCCAGATCCAATCCAGATAGTGAACCTCGTGCGTCATGTCGAAGCGGTTGTGGAGAAGGAGTACCTCGAAAGACCGTCCGCTCTCCCATTCGCCGAGGAGGCCGAGGCGCAGATCCACACTATGGCCATCTTGTTCGATCCGTTCGCTGAAGGCGTAAAGGTGCTCGACGCCATCGAGAGCACCCAGTCCGGCCCAGGAGAGGCTTCCGCCGAAGGAGAACCCGCTCTCTCCGAGCATCCGTCCGAAGAATCCGTGTAAATAGAGGTTCCTGGCCGAGTGGTCGCGCAGCAGCTGCCCGGTGTTCGGACCCCACCAATTCCAGCGGTCTGCGGCAATGAGTTGTTGGAGCGCGAAGGAGCCGCCCCCGAACCAGTTGTCCGATCCCGCGAGAAAGGTGATCGGAATTGTGCGCCCTGCACCATTGTGGTCGGAGATCAAATAGAAGGTCGGAGATCCCACAATCAGCGTCTCCTCGAGTCGCGCGCCCTTCGCCGGGTTGGAGAAGGGATCGAGGAGGAGGTCGTTCATCGCGATTGATACGCCCCCGAGTGCCAGATTCGCCGAGGGATAGATCAGGAACTGGTCTCCCGTCGCGACGGGAACCGACTTAATCCCGATGAGTTGGGAGGTTACACGGGACGGGAAGAGGATTGCCAGGACCGTGATTGAAAGCGTGAGAAGGGTTGTAGTCACTGGCCGTTGAAAAGAAAGTGCCTTCATTGGAGAATCTCCTTGTGTAAAGTGAGGTGCAGATTTTGCCCTGTTATTCACAGGATTTCAGATAATAACCATTCTGCCGATGCACAGACCGGTCTCTTCTCTGTGCCTTCCATCTGTCGCAAAGCTTTATTGCCTCCCGTACAGCGACGAAAAAATCATAAAATCTTGAAAATCAACGTATTTATTCCCATCCAGATCGTATGCAGCGTTATAACCCGCTTCGCCTTCCGCCTTTCTATACCCCTGGGCAAAGAGCAAAAAATCGCTGAAATCAACACGCCCATCGCCGCTAAAATCAATCCTGTGTTTATCCAGACTATTTATCCGTTCCCAAATCCGATAGACAACCCCGCGGTTTTTGACGATCACGTCCGTACCCAGCGCGAGGTAAGGTCCCATATCCGGAAACTGATCCAGCAACTCAAAATACCGGTCGCTGCCAAACCGATACTCAATAACCGGTTCTCCCTCAGTATAACCCGCATCTTTCCATACGCCATCTCTCAAATAAAACGTCTTTATGCCCACCGTATGCACGCCGCCTTCTCGGGAAACCACGTTGGGTGAGGGTGCTGCCACAGCCCCGGCCATGTCACGTGTGGCTTCGGACGCCGCCACTGCATCCGCCCCTTGCTGATCTGTGAATCCGGTTGGAAGCGCAAACGGCCCCGGAGGCGCATCCTCCACAATCAAAAAAGACGTATAGGGCGTAATAATGCCATACGTGCGGCTCAGGCTCACAATTTCGTCAACCAGTTCCTTCACCTCTCCATTCAACCTGATCTGATTCAACAAAAAACCGATCTTTCGCGTTGCCCACAGCCGGGGAAGAAAGTTGTGTTCTGCTGCCTCCCCGGGAAACTCCACTTGACGAGAGAAGGTCATCCTTTCTCCATTGGCCGTGCCCGAGAGCTCGATAGGCGCTGTCCCACTGCCTGCATACCGCCCAAACTGAACAATCTGTGACCCCTTGAACAGATCCGGCAGTACCCGTGGATACATATCGCTTATGGATATCCCGTCATACGTCAACTTCAGTTCCGAAAGCACTGGATGGCTAACCTGCGTGTAAAATGCCGACACCTCTGCCTCAATATCCTCTCCCGGTTTGACATAAGCTGACGTGCCTCGGTTCTGGCTACCCAGCAAATCCAAAAGGTGTGTGTTCACGTCAAAACCCACTCCAAATGCAAATATCCGCGCCGCCAGGGCATTGCGGGTCTGTACCTCTTTCAGG
The DNA window shown above is from Gemmatimonadota bacterium and carries:
- a CDS encoding sigma-54 dependent transcriptional regulator, which codes for MSLVLVIDDNETMRSGMALLLERMGHDVTAASGGVEGLRQMKARPFDLVITDYKMEDMDGLEVLDAVRRDYADTDVVVITAYGTIDVAVEAMRKGAADFVVKADALYDVLRLRVEKVLKHRELRQSRDRLDEENQYLRDEIGVRFNFGEMVGRSRPMKTVYEMVEKVAETDSAVLVYGESGTGKELVARAIHRRSARREGPFVKVNCGSLPRELVQSELFGHEKGAFTGAIRQKKGKFELAEGGTIFLDEIGDLPLEAQVNILRVLQTKEYDRVGGEETIHADVRVIAATHRVLREMVAEGAFREDLFYRLEVIPIRLVPLRDRKADIPDLVEHFLHKKCEEMNRPLKRLTDRAMAAMASYTWPGNVRELENVVERTLVLADGNVVDVNDLPLDVEASRAEVSAEELEDSAIPLTHRLEDLERQLIEQALEQAGGVKTKAAEMLGIKTSAFYYKLDKYGLT
- a CDS encoding HAMP domain-containing sensor histidine kinase, which translates into the protein MSDQLLAIAQLSAAGIDGDAVRHLRSGFEGGNLHARLRAKLVRYRDLVGARRIYVFDHQGQSLLDTAPDVPIGREYTRLRVDREELADVWRGQVSHSILFQDKSGVYFQSGYAPVYAGEEVVAAVGVDIGAGFVEAIRAVQRSVLIFGGVSVVLTIAIGLVLARTLTGPIHRLVNSAQAIGEGDLERPVDRSAGDELGYLGQTMEEMRLKILDRDEHLRQMLAGVAHEIRNPLGGIEIYTGLIASDLPDGDARKAHIQKVIGEVRTLNRVISEFLDFARPSVVQPVEADVARLVEEVVFLLSPEMDEAGVQCIREIPQGLKVFVDVDQFKRALVNLVKNGVQAMPEGGVLRLTGEKENGNTVIRVADTGVGMDSAVIERLFEPFFTTGEGGSGLGMAIVQKTVKENGGTVGVESQVGRGTVFEVVLPGSQNDRYLRERKRE